From the Lacipirellulaceae bacterium genome, the window CAATGGACGCATGCTTGCCAGTTGCATCGAAGAGACCGGCATCGTTTTAGCGATGGTGGGACTGTTGGTGGCGCTGCCCAATACGCAACTTGCTCGGCGCTTACAGAACGAGAAGCGTCTTCTCACGCCCGAGGCTGAACTAGCAGAAGGAGATGAACCCTACAGGCTCGTCACCGCAGGAACGAACGCGGAGGGCACTGATCAGTCGATGGGATTGAACTTTATCACAACCCGTGATCGAGTTGAGATCTACGAAGAGTATCGAGGGGTGATCGATACGGTCTACAATGCCAACGCTTACTTGGATCGCGTTCTCTCGACGGCTCAGCGGTTGAAGCCACGGCCCCACTATCGAACGGGCCCTCGCGAGACGCTGCGTGATCTTAAGGGGCTAGCTCGGCTCGCCTGGTGGATGACTCGAAACCGAGAGACACGTCTCCGTTACTGGCGGAATTCTTTCAAGACGGCGTTTATGGGGCGAGGCCGCTTTAAGTACGCCCAGGCGGCGATGATGATGTACATGCACTTCGCTCGCCAGTCCCAGCACGTCTTGCTGCAACTTGATGCGAGCATTCACTTCGCAAAGCACGAGGCGAATTACCCACGAAAACTTGAAGCAGAGAATTCGAAGATCGAACTACCGATCGCCGAACCTGTGGAATCGGCGTCTTAACGCGAGCTTGGAACCTTGGAGTCGATCAGGTCGTCAAGCAAAAGATTCAAGTTCTTCAGCGGTCCTCCCTCCCACGCTTGGTTTTCCGCGTAAGACTCTAAGGCAGCCATCGAATACACTGCCTTATCGTTGAACTGAGAATCGCGCGTTGCGGTTTCGCTCGGGTAAAGACCTGCGTGCGAATATTCGGTCACCTGAACCATCGTCTTGATGCTGCAGTCGTCGGTGTCATTGGGTCGCTCGTCAAGATTCAAGTGATGCAGCACCGTGCGATCATTGGTGGTGGCGAAAGTGTGCAACTCGAGCTTCTCTGGATCGAGTCGATCGCGTCTAGCTCGGATAAAGACAAATTCAAATTTTTCCCTTTCTACGCCTTGGTCATCTTTCTTCTCGCCGCGATGCAAGAGAACGAGCGTACGCAAGTTACTCGGCGTTGGGCGTTCGCCTTCGGGGAGGAACAGACCCAGGCTGCGGTAGTTTCCTAAAGAGGAGGCAATGCCTTGCGTCGGCTCCTGCGTTAGCCGCGTACCTTTATACTTAGCTACGCACGCGATTGGTCGATGATGCAAGAAGAGCTCTTCCGAAACAGGTTCCTTTTGGATACGCACCTGCAGGCAGATGTAATGGTTGTCCATATAGCTAACGATCTTTCTTCCGCTGAGCGTGGGGAGATCGCGCTTGTCGAGGCTATACATGTCGAGCCCGACCGAGAAGATGGGCCGGCGCGTGCTAAGTGCGGGGACATCCTCAGCGTACTCCCGATAGTCGCGCCGTGTGAGATAGGGTTGAAAGCCGCTGACCAGAACGGCTTCTCCAACAGGCAACGCTTCGCACGCATCCTTACGGGCCTGATCGTGTGCAGTTGCAAGCTCGAAGTCCTTATCAGGCAAGCTGGAAAGCGTCTTTACCCAGCGGACCGTTTCTCGTGTGGTGCTTTCTGGGATGGCCTCTGCAGATTTTTCGTTGGCAGCGCTGTCGCGTTTCTCCAGCGCGGCCTGTGCCGCTGCCTCAACTTCCGCTTCGGTTAGTTGTGTCTGCTCTTCAGAGGACTCAATGCCGTGCAAGTCGCCGCGCAGCTTTGGCAGCCAAACGGCCATCGCGATCAACAGCAGAACGAGAGGAACTGCAACAAGAGCCACCTTTGCACGAGGGTCTTTGCCAAGGGCACTTGTTGAGCCGCTGCCGGTATTCTTCGTCGTTTCGGACATGATCCTATCGATCGTGACTCGTCGGTCGCCCCGAGTCAAGTTTTGGGGCTTGGCGGCTTCGATTGAAGCTCCTCTCTAGTTGGGAGAAGTGTGGCACGTGAACTCTTCCCCAAAATAGAACTAGAAGCAATGCCAGAGGGGTTCGAGAAGAGCTCCCTATCGGAAATCCACAACGAACTTCACATCGTTTTGCTCTTTCGCTTCAACGGTGCAGGAGAGCTCGCTGGTCTCGGGTGAGGCGTGCTTGAGCGAAACCACGTCGATCCGCCCGCCGTGGGCTGCGTGTTCCTCACCTAGCTTGCGCACGTGCTCAGCACCGCGCGGTGGTAGCACTTGAATAACCACGACACGATAGTCGCCTGCTGGAGCGCCGTCGGCGTTTTCGTAAGTGCCAAGCTTGAACTTCCCCTCTGTGTCAGTCTTACCGCGGGGTGAAGGACCGGGGGATTCTGGAATGAATTCGACACTGGCTTGGCGAACGGGCTGGCCATCTCTGTAAGCGATGGTTCCGTGGACAGGATACAGAGCCGGTCGCCCGTCACCGCAACCCGTGCTGATAGATATTAGCCAGAGAACAACACAAAAATGGTGACTGACGATCTGCACATTAGAGGGAAATCGAGCTCTCATCCGATGCATTGCTAGACCCGTCAACTACCGAGTCGATCACCTATTGTTGTCTTCGGTGGGCGTGTAATTGTACTCGATTTGATAGTCGTCATCGCGACGGCAGAGTTTCGCCAGCGTCTGGGTATCAATCTCATTGGCAACCAACCGCAGCGATCCGTCTGCCATGACAAAGGGACAAACCCCGGGATGCCAACTTCCGAAACCGATCACAGGAACGTTTAAGTCCGAAGGGCCACGGGCGATTCCGATTCCCACGCCACCGACGCGAGCGAAGGCAGTTAAGTCTTGGCCATTGTAGATGGGGCCATTCTCTGGCACTTTTGCCAAGCGGCCATCAGGAACATGCATCTCACCGACCAACACCGTGTTGCTGGCACCATCGACGAGGTCCTTGTTGCGAATCTTGTCTTTCCAGCCTGTGGGCTGGTTGTTCTTGCAGAGCGGCCGACTGGAAATAATCACTCCCGTACCATTGCCCCCCCGCCAATAGGCGTATTCGTCGTCGAACGATCCGCCAGTCAAGTCGCCATGATTGCCTGCGTAGTCACCAACGGCCCCGCCAATCATTTGAACGAGTTCCGAATAGCTACAACCACACGGGAAAGTGTACTCTTGCTCAATGAGTTCTGACTCAATAACCGCCTCATTGGGGCTTCGTCGCGTAGGGCAAACATAGGCGGAGGGAATATGCTCTCGCACCTCGGGCCGGTGCAAAGAATAGACGCTGTACAAATCCCACTGCGAGGCGAAGGTCTGTTGTTCGAGGTAAGGAAGAATTCGCACCAACCAGGAAGGTTGAGTCGTCTCGCAGGCATACATGCTGTAATCGTCGCGGGCACGTAGGCGCGCCGGGGGGAAGGCCTCGGTTGCATCATGCAGGTTGAGCGTCGCCAGACCGATCTGCCGCAAGTGACTTTCGCATTGCGCAAGACGCGCTGCTTCGCGGGCTGCCTGAACCGCGGGGAGCAGTAGGCCGATGAGCGTGCCGATGATTGCGATGACAACCAGCAACTCGACGAGCGTAAAGCCGCGAGCCGAGTGAAATCGATACGAGTTACGGGAAGTCATGTGATGCGTTGTAGTATCGGTTGTCGATTGCGATGCTCAATAATTTATTATAGCCCACAACGACGATGATCGCCTACTCGTTTGCTTTCCGATGAATCAGGCTCGAAAAGTAGCTTAGCCGCAAGCATTCTAATCTGTTCAACAACGGTAATCTCGGTGACAGCACTTCACTTTAGGAACAGTGGCTGAAGTGAGAATCAGCCAGTTCCTGTCTGGACTCATCTCCCCTCGGGATGTTTGGTGTTGCCAAGTCCCTGGCGGAAATAGACATCCGGCTTGTGCCACACTCCAGTCTTTTTGAATTGCGGTCGATTCGCGTCCAGACTCAAGTCGCAATCGAACCGCGCTATAATGGAATGGTTCTTTCTGGGAGTTCCCGCGTTGGTGAAGTGTGACAAGCCCCACGTGAATCCTCTGCCGTCATTCGAGTCCGTAAAGGCATCCGCGCAGTATGGCGCCGCGGCGATGGGCGGCAGTGATAAGCAGGACGCGATTTCGAAGTTGACGCCATCTTTCGAATACTGCGTGGTATTGCGTTCGTTCCCGTCTTTGATTGCTAGGGCAGCTACCCCGTCTTGGAACGGGAAGTACGTCGTTTCATGGCCCGAGTTTAACACAGGATTGAGCGGGTGCTTCTTGAAAGGGCCTAGAGGATCGTCCGCGATGGCCAGACCATGAGCGACGGCATACTTGTCGCGAATGTCCGGCCACTTGTTATAGGCAGCCTTGTAATAAAGATAGATCTTGCTTTTGTAGACGATGGGCTGTGGGTCGTGTGTTGCGTCCTGGTCCCACTCGCCCTTCTCGCCGAAAGGTATCACGGCATCTCCACCATGCGTCCACGGCCCATCGGGTGATTCTGCGGAAGAGACAGACACCGGGCACCAGTCGCCGCGCAAGCCGCTAGGCTCTTCGAAGGCCTGGTAGTAGAGATAGTACTTCCCTTTCCAAACCAAAATGTCTGGGGTACACACCGACCGCCAACCGGGATTGGGTTTCGCAGGCCTCGAGACAGCAACGCCTTGTTCTTCCCAAATAAAACCGTCATCGCTGGTTGCGTACCAGACATCGCACAGATCCCAATCGGTCGAGGGGATATCATCGGTGGCCTCATCCGCGCGGTTCCAACCAATGGGGGGAACTACCGTTTGCCGTTTCGTGTACCAGACATAGAACTTGCCGTTGACTTTGATCGGTCTTGAGGGATCTCTTCGAGAAACGGTGCCATCGCCGTTGCTGTCGTCGAATCCTTTCAGTCGCGTGTACTTGAATTGTGACCAAAGCTCGTTGTCTTGCACTCGTGGTGCAGGATAGTCAAACATCCGCTCAATCGCTGCGCTTAACGGCATGTCCGGCTTTTGGGTCGGCATCTTGTGCGGAAAGACAGGCTCTTTGCCTACGCAAGGTTGTGAGAGGCACAAAATGAGTAGGGCGACGACTGCTTGAAAGTGTTTCATATTTCGCTTTGGTAAGTAGGCGCTCTTGAGGATAGCTTTGGATGTTGAACTGTTCGCCTCAGTGAAATTACTACTTTACACACTCGCTGCGACAAACTGTTATAGTGAATTGGAAATCAGGATCGTTTTCTTTACCAGTAGACCCTCAGACTCTCATGTCGAAGCGTTCGGCAGATTCTGCCGTCAAAACAACATCGAAAGTTCCTTGGGTGCTGCTGGCGGTTGCCGTCATCGTGGCGGTCGGATGGTGGTTCGCTAGTTCGAATCAAGCTGACCAGGAGGAGAAGCGCGCAGCCAACGATACCGAGTTAAGCGGGGTAGACGCTTCGGAGCGAGGCGATACTGACCGATTGCCGCAAGTTTCTAACGCAACCGGTAGCGGCACCAAGCCGGTCATCATGCCGGCTACCGCACAGCAGCGAGATGACCTGCAGTCTATCCACCGAGGTCTCGATCCAACGTCGGTAGGTTGGCAATCAGAAGCTTTCAACGACTACGCCTCGAAGCAGCTCAAGCTCTTGGCCCATGCGATTGAACAGCCCGAGCAGGTCAGCGCAGACGAACTTTCCTCCCTTGTTGCTGACGACTTCCACACCACACGGTTGTGCCCTGCTAACCTTGTGGAAGCGTTTCGCGACACGACGACCTTGGTTCGGCGAGCGAGTAACTCAGACGACTTCTCACCGATGCCCGAGCAAGGGTCGAAGGCGCTCTCGCAAGCGATTCAGACTCTTCCACAGCCCAAGCCGGCCGGCGGCTTTCACGTCAAGTTCAAGGTAGTCAGTGTCGATGCTGATCGCGAAGCTGGGCGAGTAACCACACGCGTCTATGCAGAAGGAGGAGGCCCTGGGGAGGATGGCTTGACTCAGTGGCGAGCGATGTGGACTTGTCACTGGAAAACGGAGTCCGGTGGCAAACCCAAGCTGCAGGAGCTTTCTGTCGCTGATTATGAACAAGTTGATTCACTCGTGGGTGAAGGACCTTGGCTCGTCGATTGTGCACCAGCCGTCCTGAGGGCAGAGAAAAGTTACCGCGAACAGTTTTCACACGGCATGGAATACTGGTTGCGTCGCCTTGAAGGCCGTTTGGGGATGAGCCGTCTGGGGCACAATGGCATCGCCTTGGGCGACGTGAACAATGATGGTCGCGACGACCTGTACGTGTGTCAGTCGGGGGGGCTGCCGAACCGACTGTTTGTTGCTCAGCCCGACGGCACCGCTCGGGATATTGCCCGTGAGGCGGGGGTGGACATTCTGGACGATTCTACCTGCGCTCTGTTTGTCGATCTCGATAATGATGGCAACCAAGATCTGGCGCTGATGACCGAGTCTGGCGGATTCATTTTCTCAGGCGACGGTTCCGGGAAGTTCGTGCCCCGCACGATACTCGCTGAGTGTCGAAACGCCTTCTCCCTCACAGCCGCCGATTACGATAATGACAAACTTCTCGACCTCTATGTCGGTCGCTATTGGCCGACGCGCGAAAGCCGTGGGGATATTGCGATTCCTGTTCCGTATTACGACGCCCAGAATGGCGGAAAGAATCTGCTGTTCCGCAATCGAGGTTCTTTGGAGTTTGAAGACGTTACGAAGCAGACGGGATTGGACGAGGAAAACACTCGCTACACGATGGCCGCAGCTTGGAATGATTTCAACCAGGATGGACGGATTGATCTCTATGTGGCGAACGATTTCGGTCGCAATTGTCTCTATCGAAACGAAGGAGGCAAGTTTACCAACGTCGCCGCTGAGGCGGGTGTGGAAGACTCTGCTTCGGGAATGTCCGTAA encodes:
- a CDS encoding carboxypeptidase-like regulatory domain-containing protein, yielding MRARFPSNVQIVSHHFCVVLWLISISTGCGDGRPALYPVHGTIAYRDGQPVRQASVEFIPESPGPSPRGKTDTEGKFKLGTYENADGAPAGDYRVVVIQVLPPRGAEHVRKLGEEHAAHGGRIDVVSLKHASPETSELSCTVEAKEQNDVKFVVDFR
- a CDS encoding glycoside hydrolase → MKHFQAVVALLILCLSQPCVGKEPVFPHKMPTQKPDMPLSAAIERMFDYPAPRVQDNELWSQFKYTRLKGFDDSNGDGTVSRRDPSRPIKVNGKFYVWYTKRQTVVPPIGWNRADEATDDIPSTDWDLCDVWYATSDDGFIWEEQGVAVSRPAKPNPGWRSVCTPDILVWKGKYYLYYQAFEEPSGLRGDWCPVSVSSAESPDGPWTHGGDAVIPFGEKGEWDQDATHDPQPIVYKSKIYLYYKAAYNKWPDIRDKYAVAHGLAIADDPLGPFKKHPLNPVLNSGHETTYFPFQDGVAALAIKDGNERNTTQYSKDGVNFEIASCLSLPPIAAAPYCADAFTDSNDGRGFTWGLSHFTNAGTPRKNHSIIARFDCDLSLDANRPQFKKTGVWHKPDVYFRQGLGNTKHPEGR
- a CDS encoding VCBS repeat-containing protein; the protein is MSKRSADSAVKTTSKVPWVLLAVAVIVAVGWWFASSNQADQEEKRAANDTELSGVDASERGDTDRLPQVSNATGSGTKPVIMPATAQQRDDLQSIHRGLDPTSVGWQSEAFNDYASKQLKLLAHAIEQPEQVSADELSSLVADDFHTTRLCPANLVEAFRDTTTLVRRASNSDDFSPMPEQGSKALSQAIQTLPQPKPAGGFHVKFKVVSVDADREAGRVTTRVYAEGGGPGEDGLTQWRAMWTCHWKTESGGKPKLQELSVADYEQVDSLVGEGPWLVDCAPAVLRAEKSYREQFSHGMEYWLRRLEGRLGMSRLGHNGIALGDVNNDGRDDLYVCQSGGLPNRLFVAQPDGTARDIAREAGVDILDDSTCALFVDLDNDGNQDLALMTESGGFIFSGDGSGKFVPRTILAECRNAFSLTAADYDNDKLLDLYVGRYWPTRESRGDIAIPVPYYDAQNGGKNLLFRNRGSLEFEDVTKQTGLDEENTRYTMAAAWNDFNQDGRIDLYVANDFGRNCLYRNEGGKFTNVAAEAGVEDSASGMSVTLSDYDHDGLEDIYVSNMFSSAGSRTTYQRQYEERFGEEGVRKMQRMARGNTLFRNLGEGKYQDVSLPADVTMGRWAWGSLFADFNNDGWDDLAVLNGNITTEDTGDL
- a CDS encoding DUF1559 domain-containing protein — protein: MTSRNSYRFHSARGFTLVELLVVIAIIGTLIGLLLPAVQAAREAARLAQCESHLRQIGLATLNLHDATEAFPPARLRARDDYSMYACETTQPSWLVRILPYLEQQTFASQWDLYSVYSLHRPEVREHIPSAYVCPTRRSPNEAVIESELIEQEYTFPCGCSYSELVQMIGGAVGDYAGNHGDLTGGSFDDEYAYWRGGNGTGVIISSRPLCKNNQPTGWKDKIRNKDLVDGASNTVLVGEMHVPDGRLAKVPENGPIYNGQDLTAFARVGGVGIGIARGPSDLNVPVIGFGSWHPGVCPFVMADGSLRLVANEIDTQTLAKLCRRDDDYQIEYNYTPTEDNNR